GTCGGACTGATCACCGGGCGCGCGTCGGCGGCCGAACGCGACGTGCTCACGGTGGCCCGGTCGCGCTGGCCGGCGGTGCGGTTCGCGGTCCGCAACACCGCGGTGCAGGGCCCGCAGACCGTCCCGCAGATCGTCGAGGCGCTGCGGGAGCTCGACGCCGACCCCGAGGTCGACGTGATCGTGATCGCCCGCGGCGGCGGGGACATCAACGCGCTGCTGCCGTTCTACGACGAGACGCTGTGCCGCGAGATCGCCAGGTGCACCACGCCGGTGGTCAGCGCGATCGGCCACGAACCCGACAACCCGCTGTGCGACCTGGTCGCCGACGTGCGGGCGGCCACCCCCACCGACGCGGCGAAGCGGATCGTGCCGGATGCCGCCGCCGAACAACAGCTGATCGACGAGATGCGCCGGCGGGCGGCGCGCGCCCTGCGCAACTGGGTGCACCGCGAGCAGCACCTGCTCGACCAGCTGCGCAGCCGGCCGGTGCTGGCGCAGCCGCTGGCCGCGCTCGACACCCGGGCCGAGGAGATCGAGCGGGTCCGGGCGGCCGCCCGCCGCGACATCGTGCGGTTGATCGACGTCGAGTCCGACCGCATCGGCCACCTGTCGGCCCGGCTGGCCACCCTGGGCCCGGCGGCGACGCTGGCCCGCGGATACGCGGTGGTGCAGACGCTGCCCGACGCCGCGGTGCTGCGCACAACCGCCGACGCGCCGGCCGGCACCCGGCTGCGGATCCGGGTGGCCGACGGCGCCATCGCCGCGGTCAGCGAAGGACCGGCCGATGCCCGCCCCGAACCGAACGCCGCCGAGCAGAAGGACGCGAGAAAATGAAGCCCATTAGTGATATGGGGTACGAAGAGGCCCGCGATGAACTCATCGCGGTGGTGCAACGCCTGGAACAGGGCGGCCTGGACCTCGATGCGTCGCTGAAACTCTGGGAACGTGGTGAAGAGCTGGCAAAACGGTGTGAAGAACACTTAGCCGGTGCGCGCCGCCGGGTCGAGGAAGTGCTGGCCGCACACGAGTCCGAGAACGGGCCTGACGCCGAGTCGGATGATTGAGAAAGCAAGCACTCGGCGCTTCTTGGTTAGAAATTAGAACACGTTTCAGTTACGCTGCCCGGCATGGGTGATGCTTCGCTGACCACCACGCTGGGCCGCATCCTGGTCACCGGCGGGTCGGGCTTCGTGGGCGCCAACCTGGTGACCACCCTGCTGAACCGGGGCTACGAGGTGCGCTCGTTCGACCGCGCGCCGTCTCCGCTGCCCGCGCACCCGCGACTGCAGGTGCTGCAGGGCGACATCTGCGATCCGGAGGCGGTGGCCGCCGCCGTCGCGGGGATCGACACCGTGTTCCACACCGCGGCGGTCATCGACCTGATGGGCGGCGCCTCGGTCACCGAGGAGTACCGCCGGCGCAGCCACGCCGTCAACGTCACCGGCACCGAGAACCTGGTGCGCGCCGCGCGCGCCGCCGGGGTGCAGCGGTTCGTCTACACCTCCTCCAACAGCGTCGTGATGAGCGGCCGACACATCGCGGGCGGCGACGAAACCCTGCCCTACACCGAACGATTCAACGATCTCTACACCGAGACCAAGGTGATCGCGGAGAAGTTCGTGCTGTCCCAGAACGGCGTCGACGGGATGCTCACCTGCTCGATCAGACCCAGCGGCATCTGGGGCCCGGGCGATCAGACCATGTTCCGCAAGATGTTCGAAAGCCTGCTGGCCGGACACGTCAAGGTGCTGGTCGGCGGCCGGAAGGCCCGGCTGGACAACTCCTACGTGCACAACCTGGTGCACGGCTTCATCCTGGCCGCCGAGCATCTGGTGCCGGGCGGAACCGCCCCGGGACAGGCGTACTTCATCAACGACGGCGAACCGGTCAACATGTTCGAGTTCGCCCGCCCGGTGGTGGAGGCCTGCGGCCGGCGCTGGCCCCGCATCCGGGTGCCGGGCCGGTTGGTGTGGCTGGCGATGACCGCCTGGCAGTGGCTGCACTTCCGGTTCGGGCTGCCCAAGCCGATGCTGGAGCCGCTGAGGGTGGAACGGCTGCTCCTCGACAACTACTTCTCGATCGACAAGGCGCGCCGGGAGCTGGGCTACCGCCCGCGCTACACCACCGAACAGGCGATGGCCGAATGCCTGCCGTACTACGTCGAACTGTTCCGGCAGCTGCAGCACCAGGCCGAGCCCGTCGGCGCGGCCCGCTGACCCGGTCCCGGGTCGTCGCCGCTCAGGGCAGCGTCGCCAACGGCCTGACCTCGCCCGTGCTGCTGTTGACCAGCGCCGCCCGGTCCAGCCGGGCTGGCAGCGGCAGCACATCCATCACCGCCGCGGCGACGTCGGGCAGCTGCGCCAGCGTCGCACGCGGCGCCAACGAGCAGTGCGGGATCCACACCCCCGGGCGGTAATGCTGGTGCAGATCCGCCCCGGTCGCGGTGACGGCCTCGACCACCCGCTGCTGGCGCGCCGCCAGGTCCGCGCCGACACCGGCGACCAGCCACACCCGGCCCCGCCGGAACAGCCCCATCCCGTCGAAGCTCAACTCGACCGGGGCGCCGCACTGCAGGTCCTCCAGCGCGGCGGCGACGGCGTCATCATCCCACCGCCGCAGCACCGCGTACGACAGGTGCGGCAGGTGCCGGCCGTGGGTGTGCGAGCGCAGGCTGGCCACCCCCGCCTCCTCCAGCCGGTGCCACAGTGCGCGCACCGCCCGCTCGGAGCGGCGGTCGAACAGCAGGCAGACGGCCAGGGCCATACCCGAATGATCCCCCACGAGCCGGGCCGGGCCCGAAATCCGCACGAAGCCACCGGCATCCGCGTACGGTTTCGCTATGAAGGCACTGCGGCTGATGGGCTGGAAATCCGAACCCGAGCTCGTCGAGGTGCCGAAGCCCACCCCCGGGCCGGGGCAGGTGGTGGTCAAGATCGGCGGCGCCGGCGCGTGTCACTCCGACCTGCACCTCATGCACGACTTCGACGCCGGGATGATGCCGTGGCAGCTGCCGTTCACGCTCGGCCACGAGAACGCCGGGTGGGTCGAGGCGGTCGGCGACGGCGTCACCACGGTGTCCGAGGGCGACGCCGTCGCGGTGTACGGCCCGTGGGGCTGCGGCACCTGCGAGCGCTGCCGGCTCGGAACCGAGAACTACTGCGAGAACCCGCTCGGCGCCCCGGTGCTCAGCGGCGGCGGCGGACTCGGCATGGACGGCGGTATGGCCGAATACCTGCTGGTGCCGTTCGAACGGCTGCTGGTGCGGCTGCCCGACGGTCTCGACCCGGTGACCGCGGCGCCGCTCACCGACGCCGGGCTCACGCCCTATCACGCGATCCGCCGGTCGTGGCCGAAGATGACGCCGACCTCGACGGTGGTGGTGATCGGCGTCGGCGGACTGGGCCACCTGGCGGTCCAGCTCATCAAGGCGACGACGGCCGCGCGCGTCATCGCCGTGGACAACCGCCGGGCGGCTCTCGACCTGGCCGGCGCGGTCGGTGCCGACCACACACTGGAGTCCGATGCGTCGACCGCCGGCGCGATCCGCGACCTGACCGGCGGCCGCGGCGCCGACGTGCTGCTGGACTTCGTGGGCGCCGACGCGACGATCGAACTCGCCCGCTCGGCGGCCCGCTCGCTGGGCGACGTGACGATCGTCGGCATCGCCGGTGGCTCGGTGCCGCTGTCGTTCTTCTCGCAGCCCTACGAGGTCAGCATCCAGACCACCTACTGGGGATCGCGGCCCGAACTCGTCGAGTTGCTCGACCTGGCCGCACGGGGAGCGCTGCACATCGAGTCGACGACCTACTCGCTCGACGACGCCGCGCGGGCGTACCGGGACCTGCACGAGGGCAGGGTCCGCGGCCGCGCCGTGATCGTGCCCTGATCACCCCGGCCCCCGGGCGGATCGACGCGGGAAACCGCAGTCCCGCACCGGGAATTCGCGCGGCGCCCCGCGTGATTCCCGCATGATTACCGCCTCGCCCGCGGCCCGGGGCCGATAAGTTGTAACACGTTCCAGTCGGGTGGAAGGGGTTGTATGAGCCAGGCGCGCACCGCAGTCGTCATCGGCGCGGCGTCCGGGATCGGGTGGGCCGGCGCCCGCACCCTGGCGGCGGACGGCTACCGGGTGACGCTCGCCGACCGCAACGTCGACGGCGCCCGCGAGCGGGCCGCGGAGCTGGGCGAGCCGCACACCGCGGCGCACGTCGAGGTCACCGACGAGGCGTCGGTGCAGCGACTGTTCGACGACCTGGCCGCGGCCGGCCCGCTGGACGCGGTGGTCAACTGTGCCGGGTTCTCCAACGTCGGGCCGATCACCGACATGCCGGTCGAGGAGTTCCGCGCGGTGGTCGACGTCTGCCTCACCGGCGCGTTCATCGTCACCAAGTACGCGGGACGCACCCTGCGCGAGGGCGGGGCGCTGGTGTCGATCAGCTCGCTCAACGGACGTCAGCCGGCCGCCGGGATGAGCGCCTACTGCGCCGCCAAGGCCGGGCTGTCGATGCTCACCCAGGTGGCCGCGCTGGAGCTGGGGCCGCGCCGGATCCGGGTCAATGCGATCGCGCCGGGGTTCGTGCACACCCCGCTGACCGCGCCGGCCGCCGCGGTGCCCGGGGTCGTCGAGGACTACGTCGACAACACCGCGCTGGGCCGCGCCGGAACCCCCGAGGACATCGCCGCGGCGGTGCGCTACCTGTGCTCACCGGAGGCGTCGTGGGTGACCGGCTCCGTGTTCGACATCAACGGCGGCGCTCACCTGAAGAAGTACCCCGACATCATGTTCCATGTGAACAACCTCGTGCAGCAATGAGTTTCGCGGGTAAGCAGGCGATCGTAACCGGCGCCGGCTCGGGGATCGGCGCCGCGCTGTGCCGGGCGCTGACCGCCGCGGGCGCCGAGGTGCTGTGTACCGACATCGACGCCGCGGCCGCCGAACGGACCGCCGCCGCACTGGGCGCCCGCTGGGCCCGACTCGACGTCACCGACGCCGACGCGGTGCAGGCCGCCGTCGACGGCGTCGTCGACCGCGCCGGCCGGCTGGACCTGATGTTCAACAACGCCGGAATCTGCTGGGGCGGCGACACCGAGCTGCTGACGCTCGACCAGTGGAACGCGATCATCGACGTCAACCTGCGCGGCGTGGTGCACGGGGTGGCGGCCGCCTATCCGGTGATGTTGCGCCAGGGCCACGGCCACATCGTCAACACCGCCTCGATGGCCGGGCTGACCGCGGCCGGCCAGATCACCAGCTATGTGGCGACCAAACACGCCGTTGTGGGGCTGTCGCTGGCGCTGCGGTCCGAGGCGGTGCCGCGCGGCGTCGGGGTACTGGCGGTGTGCCCGGCCGCGGTGGAGACGCCGATCCTGGACAAGGGCGGAATCGGCGGGTTCGTCGGGCGCGACTACTTCCTGCAGACCCAGCGCGGCAAGGCCTACGACCCCGACCGGCTGGCCCGCGATGTGCTGCGCGCGATCGACAGGAACAAGGCCATCCTGGTCAAGCCGCGGATCGCACGCCTGCAGTGGTGGTTCGCCCGGATGGCGCCCACACTGCTGAACCGGGTCTCGATGCGCTTCGTCGAGGGCCAGCGGGCCCGGCAACGTACCGGGTAACCCCGCGTTTCGGTCGGCCACGCGGGCGAATCTCGGATAGACATAGCGGGATGGATACCGACCTGACGCTGACGCAGCGGCGTGCCCTGGCCATCGCGACCGTCCTGGCGATCCTGTTCGGGGCCTACTTCCTGCGCGGCTACTTCATCCTGGTGGTGGTCGCCGCGGTGGCGGCCTACCTGTTCGGCCCGCTCTACGCGCGGCTCAACTCCCGGCTGCACAACGGGCCCGCGGCCGCGGTGACCGTGCTGGCCGCGTTCGCCGTGGTGATCATCCCGGTGGCGGTGACGATCGTGCTGGCCGTCATGCAGATCAGCACCATGGTCGAGCAGGTCAGCGACTGGGTGCAGCGCACCGACATGTCCGCGCTGGGCAACCGGGCGCTGGAGCTGACCAACGAAGTGCTGCACCGCATTCCGTTGGTGGAAACCACCGTGACCATGGACTCGGTGCGCGACGGGCTGGCCACGGTCGCCCAGGACGTCGGCCGCTGGCTGCTGGGCATCCTGCAGGGCGCCGTGGGCGGGGTCGTCGGCGCGGTGACCGGAGCGATCCTGTTCCTGTACGTCTTCATCTCGCTGCTGATCAACCGCGACCGGGTGGTGCAGCTGGTGCGTCAGCTCAACCCGCTCGGCGAGGACATCACCGACCTGTACCTGGCCAAGATGGGCGCGATGGTCAGGGGCACGGTGATGGGCCAGTTCGTCATCGCGCTGTGCCAGGGCGTGTCCGGGGCGGTGTCGATCTTCATCGCGGGTTTCCACCAGGGGTTCTTCCTGTTCGCGGTGCTGCTGTCGGCGCTGTCGGTGATCCCGCTGGGCAGCGGCATCGTGACGATTCCGTTCGGGATCGGAATGATCCTGTTCGGCAACGTGTTCGGCGGGATCTTCGTGATCCTGTTCCACGTCATCGTGGTGACCAACATCGACAACTTCCTGCGGCCGATCCTGGTTCCGCGCGACGCCCGGCTCGATCCGGCGCTGATGCTGCTGGCGGTGTTCGCCGGCATCACCATGTTCGGGGCGTGGGGCATCGTCATCGGGCCGGTGGTGATGATCGTCATCGTCACCACGATCAGCGTCTACCTGTCGGTGTACAAGGGGGTACCGATGGGTCCGCGGCCCGGCACGGAACCCGAGGACGGCGAGCGCGGCAACGTGTTGACGCGCTGGGCCCGGCGGGTCAAACAGGCACTCACCCGGTCACCGGCCCGGGCCCGCACCCCGGCCGAGGGCGACCCGCCCCAGCCGGACGATCCGGCCGCGGGCGAGGCTACGTCAGCCGCTCCTTCAGGAACCGAACCACCCGCTTGAGCGCCTCGTAGGTCGGAAAACCCTCCTGCTCACGCATTTCCAGCGTCAGCACCGAGTGCGCCGCCCTGCCGAACCCGTGTTCGTTGCCCTTCGCCGAGTTGATCTCGATGACCTCGAAGGCGTCGCCGAGCCGGGCCTTGAGCGTCTTGAACCGTTCCCGGGGCACCATCGGGTCCTCGCTGAACCGCAACCCCAACGCGCACAGGCCCTCCTCGGCGGCCCGGCGCTCGACGATCCGCAGCTCGGCCTCCGACAGGCCCGGGTCGCGGCGCTGTTTCGGGGTCAGCGGCAGCGGCAGCGACGGCTGGGACAGCACCGGGGCCAGCACGCTGTCGTCGACCGCGGCGGCCAGCGCGAAACCGCCGGTGAAGCACTGGCCGATCACCCCGACACCGCGGCCCGGGGTGTGCTCGTTGAGGTCACGCGCCAGCGCCCGCAGATAGTGGGCCACCGGGCGGTCGGCGTTAGTGGCGAACGCGGCGAACTCGCGCGCCACACATCCGCGCAGCAGCGCGCCCACCGCGCCCGGCCGCATCGGCGGCGCGCCCGGGGTGCCGAACAGCGACGGCGCCGCCACGGTGAAGCCGTTGTCCACCAAGTGGTTGCCCAGGGCCAGCACCCCCGGGTGCAGCCCGGGCATCTCCGGGATGAGCACCACCCCCGGCCCTTCGCCCTTGCGGTAGACGTCGTGGGTGAGTCCCGCGGCGGAGAACGGGGTGCACGTCCAGCCGGTGAGGTCGGCCTGTGGGGCGGTCATCGTCCCTCCCTGTTCGACTATCCGATCGGCAGCGGCGCGGCCTTCTGGGTCGCCGCGGCGAGGATGCGGAAGTCCTCGGCGCTCCCCGCGCCGGTGATCGCGACCTGCGCGGGGCCGCCGGGTCCGTCCAGCCGGGCGGTCCAGATCGGCTCGGCGGGCTGATCCTCCGCCGGTTCGGCGCCGTCGTAAACCACCCAGCGCACGCCGTCGACGTCCTCCACCCCGACCGGGAACACCCCGGCGTTGATCGACCGCACCAGCTTCTCCTCGTCGGCGTCGCTCTGGGTCAGGCTGACATACATGCCACCGGGGGTCAGATAGCCGACGGTGGAGCTGACCGCCTTCACCTGCTGGCCGGTCACCGCGTCGGTGCGCCCGGAGTCGATGCCCTTGCGACTGCCCGAGTTGGACTGCCAACCGTCGGGCAGCTGCGGCACCCGGATCGGGATCCGGAGCGCCTCGGCGTCGGCCTTGAGCGCCGCCGGGGCGTCGAAGTTGGGCACCGGGCCGGTGCCGGGACCCCCGGTCTGCAGCGAACACATGCCGAGCAGGCCGGCGAACACCAGACACGCCACCACCAGCGGCGCCAGTGACCAGAACATGTCGCGGCCGTCCTGCAGCAGCCGCGACTTCTCCGGCTTGGGCGCCGGTTGGGGCTGGGTCGTCATGCCGCCAGTATCCCAGCTGACCAACCGGGGCCCGCCACATGGGACAATCTGGCCATGAGTCCGGCCCGTGGTGAAGCTCCCGACAGAAATCTGGCCCTCGAACTCGTCCGAGTCACCGAGGCAGGCGCGATGGCGGCCGGCCGCTGGGTCGGCCGCGGCGACAAGGAAGGCGGCGACGGCGCCGCCGTCGACGCCATGCGATCGCTGATCAACACCGTCTCCATGCGGGGTGTGGTGGTCATCGGGGAAGGCGAGAAGGACAACGCCCCGATGCTCTACAACGGCGAGGAGGTCGGCAACGGCGACGGGCCGGAGTGCGACGTGGCCGTCGACCCGATCGACGGCACCACCCTGATGAGCAAGGGCATGCCCAACGCGATCTCGGTGCTCGCGGTCGCCGAGCGGCACGCGATGTTCGACCCGTCGGCGGTGTTCTACATGAACAAGATCGCCACCGGCCCGGAAGCGGCCGACGTCATCGACATCACCGCCCCGATCGGCGAGAACATCCGCCGGGTGGCCAAGGCCAAGGACCTGTCGGTGTCCGACGTGACGGTCTGCATCCTGGACCGGCCCCGCCACGAGCAGCTCATCGCCGACGCCCGCGCCGCCGGCGCCCGCATCCGGTTGATCACCGACGGCGACGTCGCCGGCGCGATCTCGGCCTGCCGCCCCAACTCCGGCACCGACATCCTGGCCGGCATCGGCGGCACCCCGGAGGGCATCATCGCCGCGGCCGCCATCCGCTGCATGGGCGGTGAGATCCAGGCCGTGCTGGCGCCCCGCGACGACGAGGAGCGGCAGAAGGCCGTCGACCGCGGCTACGACGTGGACCGGGTGCTGACCACGACGGACCTGGTGTCCGGGGACAACGTGTTCTTCTGCGCCACCGGGGTCACCGACGGCGACCTGCTCAAGGGCGTGCGCTACACCCCGGGCGGGTGCACCACCCAGTCGATCGTGATGCGGTCGAAGTCGGGCACGGTGCGCATGATCGAGGCCTATCACCGGCTGTCCAAGCTCAGCGAGTACTCCGCGATCGACTTCACCGGCGACAAGAACGCGATCTACCCGCTGCCCTGACCCGACCTCCAGCCCCCACCAGCCCTGCCCAACAAGCCCTGCCTGACAAGCGAGGAAACACACCAGTCATGAGCGTCGACACCAACACGCAGGAGTACCGCATCGAGCGCGACACCATGGGCGAGGTCAAGGTGCCCAAGGACGCGCTGTGGCGGGCGCAGACCCAACGCGCCGTGGAGAACTTCCCGATCTCCGGGCGCGGTCTAGAGCGCAGCCAGATCCGGGCGCTGGGTCTGCTCAAGGGCGCCTGCGCGCAGGTGAACAAGGACCTGGGGCTGCTCGCGCCGGAGAAAGCCGACGCGATCATCGCGGCCGCCGCCGAGATCGCCGACGGCCGCCACGACGACCAGTTCCCGATCGACGTGTTCCAGACCGGTTCGGGCACCAGCTCGAACATGAACACCAACGAGGTGATCGCCAGCATCGCCGCCCGCAACGGGGT
The window above is part of the Mycolicibacterium hassiacum DSM 44199 genome. Proteins encoded here:
- the xseA gene encoding exodeoxyribonuclease VII large subunit, producing MPDAEPGKSPDNPWPVRAVATRLAKYIDRLGGVWVEGQIAQLNMRPTVAFIVLRDPAADMSLTVVCPRDLVLDAPVKLAEGVQVVMHGKFQFHTARGTISLWANEIRAVGLGELLERIERLRRLLEAEGLFDPRLKRPLPFLPNLVGLITGRASAAERDVLTVARSRWPAVRFAVRNTAVQGPQTVPQIVEALRELDADPEVDVIVIARGGGDINALLPFYDETLCREIARCTTPVVSAIGHEPDNPLCDLVADVRAATPTDAAKRIVPDAAAEQQLIDEMRRRAARALRNWVHREQHLLDQLRSRPVLAQPLAALDTRAEEIERVRAAARRDIVRLIDVESDRIGHLSARLATLGPAATLARGYAVVQTLPDAAVLRTTADAPAGTRLRIRVADGAIAAVSEGPADARPEPNAAEQKDARK
- a CDS encoding exodeoxyribonuclease VII small subunit, with the protein product MKPISDMGYEEARDELIAVVQRLEQGGLDLDASLKLWERGEELAKRCEEHLAGARRRVEEVLAAHESENGPDAESDD
- a CDS encoding 3-beta-hydroxysteroid dehydrogenase; translation: MGDASLTTTLGRILVTGGSGFVGANLVTTLLNRGYEVRSFDRAPSPLPAHPRLQVLQGDICDPEAVAAAVAGIDTVFHTAAVIDLMGGASVTEEYRRRSHAVNVTGTENLVRAARAAGVQRFVYTSSNSVVMSGRHIAGGDETLPYTERFNDLYTETKVIAEKFVLSQNGVDGMLTCSIRPSGIWGPGDQTMFRKMFESLLAGHVKVLVGGRKARLDNSYVHNLVHGFILAAEHLVPGGTAPGQAYFINDGEPVNMFEFARPVVEACGRRWPRIRVPGRLVWLAMTAWQWLHFRFGLPKPMLEPLRVERLLLDNYFSIDKARRELGYRPRYTTEQAMAECLPYYVELFRQLQHQAEPVGAAR
- a CDS encoding 2'-5' RNA ligase family protein, which translates into the protein MALAVCLLFDRRSERAVRALWHRLEEAGVASLRSHTHGRHLPHLSYAVLRRWDDDAVAAALEDLQCGAPVELSFDGMGLFRRGRVWLVAGVGADLAARQQRVVEAVTATGADLHQHYRPGVWIPHCSLAPRATLAQLPDVAAAVMDVLPLPARLDRAALVNSSTGEVRPLATLP
- a CDS encoding NAD(P)-dependent alcohol dehydrogenase — its product is MKALRLMGWKSEPELVEVPKPTPGPGQVVVKIGGAGACHSDLHLMHDFDAGMMPWQLPFTLGHENAGWVEAVGDGVTTVSEGDAVAVYGPWGCGTCERCRLGTENYCENPLGAPVLSGGGGLGMDGGMAEYLLVPFERLLVRLPDGLDPVTAAPLTDAGLTPYHAIRRSWPKMTPTSTVVVIGVGGLGHLAVQLIKATTAARVIAVDNRRAALDLAGAVGADHTLESDASTAGAIRDLTGGRGADVLLDFVGADATIELARSAARSLGDVTIVGIAGGSVPLSFFSQPYEVSIQTTYWGSRPELVELLDLAARGALHIESTTYSLDDAARAYRDLHEGRVRGRAVIVP
- a CDS encoding SDR family NAD(P)-dependent oxidoreductase, with amino-acid sequence MSQARTAVVIGAASGIGWAGARTLAADGYRVTLADRNVDGARERAAELGEPHTAAHVEVTDEASVQRLFDDLAAAGPLDAVVNCAGFSNVGPITDMPVEEFRAVVDVCLTGAFIVTKYAGRTLREGGALVSISSLNGRQPAAGMSAYCAAKAGLSMLTQVAALELGPRRIRVNAIAPGFVHTPLTAPAAAVPGVVEDYVDNTALGRAGTPEDIAAAVRYLCSPEASWVTGSVFDINGGAHLKKYPDIMFHVNNLVQQ
- a CDS encoding SDR family NAD(P)-dependent oxidoreductase; amino-acid sequence: MSFAGKQAIVTGAGSGIGAALCRALTAAGAEVLCTDIDAAAAERTAAALGARWARLDVTDADAVQAAVDGVVDRAGRLDLMFNNAGICWGGDTELLTLDQWNAIIDVNLRGVVHGVAAAYPVMLRQGHGHIVNTASMAGLTAAGQITSYVATKHAVVGLSLALRSEAVPRGVGVLAVCPAAVETPILDKGGIGGFVGRDYFLQTQRGKAYDPDRLARDVLRAIDRNKAILVKPRIARLQWWFARMAPTLLNRVSMRFVEGQRARQRTG
- a CDS encoding AI-2E family transporter, which encodes MDTDLTLTQRRALAIATVLAILFGAYFLRGYFILVVVAAVAAYLFGPLYARLNSRLHNGPAAAVTVLAAFAVVIIPVAVTIVLAVMQISTMVEQVSDWVQRTDMSALGNRALELTNEVLHRIPLVETTVTMDSVRDGLATVAQDVGRWLLGILQGAVGGVVGAVTGAILFLYVFISLLINRDRVVQLVRQLNPLGEDITDLYLAKMGAMVRGTVMGQFVIALCQGVSGAVSIFIAGFHQGFFLFAVLLSALSVIPLGSGIVTIPFGIGMILFGNVFGGIFVILFHVIVVTNIDNFLRPILVPRDARLDPALMLLAVFAGITMFGAWGIVIGPVVMIVIVTTISVYLSVYKGVPMGPRPGTEPEDGERGNVLTRWARRVKQALTRSPARARTPAEGDPPQPDDPAAGEATSAAPSGTEPPA
- a CDS encoding dienelactone hydrolase family protein, with translation MTAPQADLTGWTCTPFSAAGLTHDVYRKGEGPGVVLIPEMPGLHPGVLALGNHLVDNGFTVAAPSLFGTPGAPPMRPGAVGALLRGCVAREFAAFATNADRPVAHYLRALARDLNEHTPGRGVGVIGQCFTGGFALAAAVDDSVLAPVLSQPSLPLPLTPKQRRDPGLSEAELRIVERRAAEEGLCALGLRFSEDPMVPRERFKTLKARLGDAFEVIEINSAKGNEHGFGRAAHSVLTLEMREQEGFPTYEALKRVVRFLKERLT
- a CDS encoding DUF4245 domain-containing protein yields the protein MTTQPQPAPKPEKSRLLQDGRDMFWSLAPLVVACLVFAGLLGMCSLQTGGPGTGPVPNFDAPAALKADAEALRIPIRVPQLPDGWQSNSGSRKGIDSGRTDAVTGQQVKAVSSTVGYLTPGGMYVSLTQSDADEEKLVRSINAGVFPVGVEDVDGVRWVVYDGAEPAEDQPAEPIWTARLDGPGGPAQVAITGAGSAEDFRILAAATQKAAPLPIG
- the glpX gene encoding class II fructose-bisphosphatase is translated as MSPARGEAPDRNLALELVRVTEAGAMAAGRWVGRGDKEGGDGAAVDAMRSLINTVSMRGVVVIGEGEKDNAPMLYNGEEVGNGDGPECDVAVDPIDGTTLMSKGMPNAISVLAVAERHAMFDPSAVFYMNKIATGPEAADVIDITAPIGENIRRVAKAKDLSVSDVTVCILDRPRHEQLIADARAAGARIRLITDGDVAGAISACRPNSGTDILAGIGGTPEGIIAAAAIRCMGGEIQAVLAPRDDEERQKAVDRGYDVDRVLTTTDLVSGDNVFFCATGVTDGDLLKGVRYTPGGCTTQSIVMRSKSGTVRMIEAYHRLSKLSEYSAIDFTGDKNAIYPLP